A region of the Candidatus Effluviviaceae Genus I sp. genome:
GTCTTCGCACCACGAGGACAGGAGATCGGACATGCAGCGGACCCCCGTGCCGAAGCGCCTCATCCTCGTCTTCTTCTTCCTGTCCGGCGTCGCCGGGCTCATCTACGAGGTTGTGTGGGCGCGCCTCCTCGAGCGCGTCATGGGCGCGTCGGTGTACTCCATCACGACCGTGCTCACCGTCTACATGGCGGGCCTTGCGCTCGGGAGCTTCCTCGCGGGCAGGTTCGTCGACAGGCGGAGCGACACCCTGCGCATCTACGGCCTGCTTCAGGGCGCCATCGGCATCTACTGCCTCCTCGTCCCGGCCATCATCGCCGCGACCATGCCGCTCTACCGCGCGGCCTACCAGAACCTCGCGGGTCTGGCGCACTCGTGGAGCGCCGTGCGGTTTCTCGTCTCCGGCCTCGTGCTCATCGTGCCCACGACCCTCATGGGCGCGACGCTGCCGGTCCTGTCGCGCCACCTCACGAAGCGCTACGACAGCCTCGGCGAGACCGTCGGGCAGCTCTACGCGGTGAACTCGCTCGGCGCCGTCGTGGGGGCGTTCGGCGCCGGATTCGTGCTCATGCCGCTGCTCGGGATGTGGGGCACGATCCTCTCGGCCGCCGTCGCCAACATCGTCATCGCCGTCGCGGCCGTCGCGCTCCATCACCGGGGTGGCGGCGCGCGCGAGCGGCGGGCGCCGAAGCCGAAGGGCGGCGAGAGGGCGGCGAAGATCGTGAAGGTCGAAGCGCGCCAGCCGGCCCACGGGCACGCGGTCCACTCGGACCGCGTGCTGGCCTTCGTGCTCGCCGCCTTCGCGCTCTCGGGCTTCGCGGCGATGGTGTATCAGGTGGCGTGGATGCGCACGCTCTCGCTCGTCCTCGGATCGTCCGTGTACGCGGTGAGCATCACGCTCACGGCGTACGTCCTCGGGCTCACCATCGGCGCCGCGGTCTTCGCGCGGCTCGTTGACCGGAACAGAGACCTCCTCCTGCTCTTCGGCTGGATCGAGATCGGCGTCGGAGCGGCCGCGCTCGGCGTCGTTCCGATCCTGGGCAGGCTCCCGATCGCGATGATCGCCGTCATCGAGGACTACTCCGGTTCGTTCCCGCTCCTGATGGCGGTCGAGTTCCTCATCGTCTTCCTCCTCGTCCTCGCTCCGACGGTGCTCCTCGGGGGCGTCTTCCCGACGGTCGTCAAGCTCTTCACGAAGCGCGTGGAGACGGTGGGGCGCTCGGTCGGGAGCGCGTACGCGTCGAACACGCTCGGGGCGATCGCAGGGTCGTTCGCGGGAGGGTTCGTGCTCATCCCGTGGATCGGGATCCAGCGGTCCATCGCGGTCGCCGTCGTGGTGAACGTCGCGCTCGGCTCGGCGCTCGCGCTCGCCAGCCCCTCGGCGTCGCGCTTCAGGAAGCTCGCGGCCCCGGCGGCCGCGATCCTCACGCTCGTGCTCTTCCTTCCTCGGGTTCCGCGGTGGGACCCGGTCATCATGTCGAGCGGGGCGTACCTCTATGCCGACATGTACGCGCGGCAGGCGCAGGCGTGGAACATGTCGAGGGAGGACGTGCTCCGGCACTCCGGTGAGATCCTGTACCACAAGGAGGGCGTCGCGACGACCGTGACCGTGCGCCGCGTGAGGAACGAGCTCTTCCTTCAGGCCAACGGGAAGACCGAGGCCTCGACCGGCCCGGACATGAAGACGCAGCGGCTCCTGGGGCACGTTCCGATGATGCTGCACCCGGATCCGAAGAGCGCGCTCGTCATCGGTCTCGCGAGCGGGGTCACGGTGGGGTCCGTGGCGACATACCCCGTCGAGCGCATCGATTGCGTCGAGATCGCGCCGGCGATGGTGGAGGTCGCGAGGACCTTCTTCGCCGAGGCGAACCGTCACTGCCTCGACGATCCGCGCGTGTCCGTCATCATCGAGGACGGCCGCAATCACGTTGCGTTCACGGACCGCGTCTACGACGTCATCATCTCCGAGCCGCCCAACCCGTGGGTCTCGGGCGTTTCGAACCTGCTCACCCGCGAGTTCCTCGAGCTTGCGAAGGCGAGGACGGCGCCGGGGGGCGTCGTCGGGATCTGGTTCCAGGCGTACAACATGTCGCCCGGCGAGTTCCGCATGATGGCGCGGACGTTCGCCTCGGTGTTCGAGCACGCCACGCTCTGGGAGATCGACCCGGCCGTCGACTACATGTTCGTCGGCACGGTCGGAAGGCCGGCGCTCGTGGACCACGGGACCGTCGCACGGAGGCTCGCCGATCCGCTGATCGGTGACGACCTCGCGTCCATCCGCGTCCGGACGGTCGCTGACTGGTCGGGGCTCTTCGTGACCGGCGGGGAGGCCCTGGTGCGGTACGCCGGCGCCGGGCCGCTTCACACCGACGACGGACTTCAGCTCGAGTTCTCGACGCCGCGCAACATGTACAGGCAGTGGAAGGGGGAGCAGCTCGAGGCGCTCGACGCGTTCAGGATCGATCCCGGGGCTCTTCTCGCTGGGCTGCCGCAGGGCGAGGCGGGGGCGATCGCGGACGCCGTGACGCGGAGGGCGTCGGCGCGGAGGCTCGTGGCGATCGGTCTGGCGGCGGCCGAGGCAGGGAGGACCGAGGACGAGTACGCCGCATACCGCGCCGCGGCCTCGGAGAGCCCGGACGATCCCGTGGTCGCGGAGGCCGTAAGCAGACTTCTCTGCAGGATGGGCGCGGAGCTTCTGGCGAACAACCGTGCCGAGGAGTCGATGCCGTATCTGCTCGCCTCCATCGAGGCTGGCCCCGACTTCGCACAGCCTCGCTACTTCCTTGGTGCTGCGCTCCTGAGGCTCAGGAGGATCGACGAGGCCAGGGGCGAGCTCGAGAGGGCCCTCGAGATCGATCCGAGCTACGCGGATGCCTACTTCAGCGTGGCGGCCGTCTACGAGGCGCTGGGGATGAAGCGCGAACAGCTGCGCGCGCTCGAGCGCTACGTCGAGAGCGCGCCGACGGCGAGCAACGTGGCGGCGGTTCGCGCGCGCGTGGAGAGACTGCGCCTCGAGTCGGGCAAGGAGGGAGCACGGCCGTGAGGCCGCGACGCGGTCCGACCACGGCCGCCTGCGCGCTGCTCGCGGCCGCCCTGCTCGTCGGATGCCGGCCGGTCGCCGACGGCAGCTCGCGACCCGAGCCGGCCGACCAGCAGGCGTCGGCGCGGGCGCGCATGGTCTCGCAGCAGATCCAGGCGCGAGGCGTGACGGACCCTCGCGTGCTCGATGCCATGCGGCGCGTCCCGAGGCACCTCTTCGTCCCGGAGGATCTCGCCTCACAAGCTCACGCGGACCACCCGCTCCCGATCGGGCACGACCAGACCATCTCGCAGCCGTACGTCGTCGCGCTCATGACCGAGCTGGCCGACATCGGACCCGGTGAGCGGGCGCTCGAGATCGGCACGGGCTCCGGCTACCAGGCGGCGGTGCTCGCCGAGCTGGCCGACAGCGTGTACACGATCGAGATCGTCGAGCCGCTCGCGGCGGAGGCGGCCGAGAGGCTTCGTCGCCTCGGATACGGCAACGTCGTCGTCCGGAGCGGCGACGGCTACCGCGGATGGCCCGACCGCGCGCCGTTCGACGCGATCGTCGTCACGGCCGCGCCCGGTCACGTGCCGCAACCGCTCCTCGACCAGCTCGCCGTCGGCGGGAAGCTCGTCATCCCGGTGGGAGAGGTCATCCAGGAGCTTCGTGAGATCACGCGAACGGACACGGGATTCGTCGAGCGGAGCGTGCTTCCCGTGCGGTTCGTTCCGATGACGGGCGAGGCGGAACGGCGCGGCGCCGGCGGCCGGTGACGCGCGGGGAGGTCCCCTTGTTCGGCAGGCTCCTCGATCTCGACACGGCGCTCTTCCGCCTTGCGAACGGCGCCGCGGGACATCCGGCGATCGACCGCGTCATGGTCTTCGTGACGACACAGGACCACTGGGTCCCGGTGCTTGCCGGTCTGTGGATCGCGCTCGTCGTCTGGGGAGGGAAGAAGGGCAGGATGGCGGCCGCGATGCTCGTCATCGCCGTCGCGCTCTCGGACCAGCTCTCTTGCAGCGTGCTCAAGCCGCTCGTCGCCCGCGTGCGCCCGTCGAACGCGCTTCCCGCGGACGCGGTGCGTCTGCTCGTCGGGCGCTCCAAGGCGTTCTCGTTCCCGTCGGCGCACGCCGCGAACTCGTTCGCCGCAGCGACGGTCCTCTCGTGGAGGTGGCCGCGGTTCGCGCTCCTCGCGTTCGCGCTCGCAGCGCTCGTGGCCTACTCCAGGGTGCGCGTCGGACTGCACTACCCGGGCGATGTCCTGGGCGGCGCGGTCGTGGGCCTCACGTGCGGACGCGGCGCCATCTGGATGGTCGCCGCGTCCGCACGATGGTTCGATCGCGTGAGGGCCTCGCGCCGAGGCCCGGATCCTACGGATGCTCCTCGATCCTCTCCTCCTGCGGGGTCGGTCGCCTCAGAACCGTGACGGGGTCTCTGAGGTACCTCTGCGCGACCCTCAGGACGTCGTCCTTCGTGACGGCCCCGATCCTCTCACGATAGTCCTCGTTGTGGCGCGGTCCGAGCCCGTAGAGCTCGCTGATCGCCGCGTCCCTCGCCTGCGAGGAGTTCGTCTGCCGCTGCGTCTCGTTCATCACGATGCAGAGCTGCTTGGCGTGCTCGAGCTCCTCGTCCGTGACCGGCGCCGAGGCGATGCGCGCGACGTGCCCGTCGATGATGTTCAGGACCTGCTCGAGCGCCTCGTCGTACGTCGCCGCGTAGATGCCGAAGTAGCCCCTGTCGATCCCGGTCCAGTTGTACGCGTGCACGACGTAGACCAGCGAGTTGCCCCGAAGGTCGGTGTGCAGCCAGCCGCCGGGGTAGTTGATGCCGGAGATGATGCCGTCCAGCACGTCCATCGCGTGGCGGTCCTTCGACGAGTACGGCATGCCCTCGTAGCCCATGAAGATCACCGTCTGCGCGCGGTTGTGATAGCTCGTGAGCCGCCCGGGCTCCGTGCGCGCGTCGGCCGCGACCGGCGGCGGCAGGGTGCGCTTCGACGGCGTCCAGCCCTTGAACAGCTTCCGCACCTGGCCGACCACCTCCTCCGCCTTCACGTCGCCGAACACCGTGAGAACGGTGTTGCCGGGCGTGACGCGCGACGCGTGGAAGGCGGCGAGGTCGTCCCGCGTGAGCGCCGCCACCGTCTCGCTCGTGCCCGCGGGGCAGCGGCCGTACGGGTGGCCCGCGAAGAGCTCCGCGACCATCCTGTCCATGGCGTCGGTGGTCCAGTCGTCGCGCCGGGCGAGGAGCTGCGCCTGGATGAGAGATCGCTCCTTCTCGATCTCGGCGCGATCGAACCTCGGGTTCTGCATGACGTCGGCGAGGATCGCGAGTCCCCTCGGGAAGTCCTCGCGGAGCACCGTCATGTCGCACTCGATCCTCGTGTGGTTGGCGCTGCACGAGAGCGACGCGCCCATCGCGTCGAGCTCGCGGCTGATGCGCTCTCCGGTCATCTTCTTCGTGCCGCGGGGCAGCATGCGCGCGACGAAGTTCGCGGAGCCGGCCGTATCATCACTCTCGACGCGCGCGCCGGCGAGCGTGTAGCTCCCGATGGAGACGATGGGGTTCGTGCGGTTCTCCTTCACGAGGAGCGTGAGCCCGTTCGGGAGGACGTACCCCTTGAGCTCACCGATCTCGGCGTCGGCTGCGCGGGCCCTCTCAGGCGCCGCGTCCCGCGCGGGCTCGAGCACCGCGACCGTGAGGTTGTCGTCGCGGAAGTACCTTCTCACGGCGGCCTGGATCTGGTCGGCGGTCACACCCTGGATGCGCTCGGCGTACCGCCGATCGAAGTCGGGGGTCCCCGCGCTCAGCTCCGACGTGCCGAGACTCGAGGCGATGCTCTCCATGTCCTGCCGTCCGAAGAAGAACTCCGCCGTCTTGAGCTTCTTCGCCGTGGCCAGCTCCTCGCCGGTGACCTTCCTGTTCCTGAGCGCGTAGATCTCCTCGGCGGCGACGCGCACCGCTTCGTCGATGTTGGCGGGGTCGAGGGCCATGCTGACGGAGAAGCTGCCCGCGTCGTAGGACGGAGTGTGCGAGGACGTGCTGACGGAGTACACGAGGCCCAGCTCCTCGACGAGCCTCCTGTGCAGCCTCGAGCTCTTGCCCTCGGACAGCACGAACGACAGGATGTCCAGCGGGTAGAGGTCGGGATGGGCGAGCGGCACCGTGTGGTAGCCCATGAGGACGTACGCCATGTCGAGGTCGCGCTGCTCGCGCTGCTCGCGCCGCCCCAGCTGCGGCGGCTCCGAGGGGAGCGTCGGAAGCTCGATGGGCCTTCGGGGATACGGCCGGAACGCCTCGCGGACCTTCGCGTACGCCTCCTCGGCGTCGACGTCGCCGACGACCACGAACACCATGTTGTTGGGCACGTACATCCGCGAGTAGTAGTCGAGCACGTCGTTCCGGGTCAGCTGCAGGAAGTTCTCCACGTAGCCGATGACGGGGTACTTCGTCGGGTGGACGCGGAACATGGTCTCGCCGTAGAGGTTGTACAGCCGCCTCCTCGGCTCGTCGTAGCCCATGTTGATCTCGCGCGTGATGATGCCCTGCTGGGTGTCCACGGCCTCCTGAGGCATCGTGGAGTTCATCATCTGGTCCACCAGGAGGTCGAGGGCCTTGTCGAAGTTGTCGCGCGACGTCTCGATGAAGTAGCAGGCGTGGTCCTTGGTCGTGTACGCGTTGTGTCCCCCGCCGATCGCCTCGATCTCCTTCTCGATCTGTTCCATCGAGCGCGTGGTCGTCTCATCGCCGATGAGGTGCTCGACGTAGTGAGAGATCCCCGCTCCCAGGTACTTCCCCTCGAGGATGGACCCGGCGCGGACGTAGCAGCGGACGTTCACGACCGGCGCCGACCGGTTCTCCTGGACGATGACCGTGAGGCCGTTCTCCGGCAGGACCCTCCTGATGAAGTCCGACGCGGCCGCCGTCCCGCACAGGAGCAGCGCGACG
Encoded here:
- a CDS encoding fused MFS/spermidine synthase; the protein is MQRTPVPKRLILVFFFLSGVAGLIYEVVWARLLERVMGASVYSITTVLTVYMAGLALGSFLAGRFVDRRSDTLRIYGLLQGAIGIYCLLVPAIIAATMPLYRAAYQNLAGLAHSWSAVRFLVSGLVLIVPTTLMGATLPVLSRHLTKRYDSLGETVGQLYAVNSLGAVVGAFGAGFVLMPLLGMWGTILSAAVANIVIAVAAVALHHRGGGARERRAPKPKGGERAAKIVKVEARQPAHGHAVHSDRVLAFVLAAFALSGFAAMVYQVAWMRTLSLVLGSSVYAVSITLTAYVLGLTIGAAVFARLVDRNRDLLLLFGWIEIGVGAAALGVVPILGRLPIAMIAVIEDYSGSFPLLMAVEFLIVFLLVLAPTVLLGGVFPTVVKLFTKRVETVGRSVGSAYASNTLGAIAGSFAGGFVLIPWIGIQRSIAVAVVVNVALGSALALASPSASRFRKLAAPAAAILTLVLFLPRVPRWDPVIMSSGAYLYADMYARQAQAWNMSREDVLRHSGEILYHKEGVATTVTVRRVRNELFLQANGKTEASTGPDMKTQRLLGHVPMMLHPDPKSALVIGLASGVTVGSVATYPVERIDCVEIAPAMVEVARTFFAEANRHCLDDPRVSVIIEDGRNHVAFTDRVYDVIISEPPNPWVSGVSNLLTREFLELAKARTAPGGVVGIWFQAYNMSPGEFRMMARTFASVFEHATLWEIDPAVDYMFVGTVGRPALVDHGTVARRLADPLIGDDLASIRVRTVADWSGLFVTGGEALVRYAGAGPLHTDDGLQLEFSTPRNMYRQWKGEQLEALDAFRIDPGALLAGLPQGEAGAIADAVTRRASARRLVAIGLAAAEAGRTEDEYAAYRAAASESPDDPVVAEAVSRLLCRMGAELLANNRAEESMPYLLASIEAGPDFAQPRYFLGAALLRLRRIDEARGELERALEIDPSYADAYFSVAAVYEALGMKREQLRALERYVESAPTASNVAAVRARVERLRLESGKEGARP
- a CDS encoding protein-L-isoaspartate(D-aspartate) O-methyltransferase produces the protein MVSQQIQARGVTDPRVLDAMRRVPRHLFVPEDLASQAHADHPLPIGHDQTISQPYVVALMTELADIGPGERALEIGTGSGYQAAVLAELADSVYTIEIVEPLAAEAAERLRRLGYGNVVVRSGDGYRGWPDRAPFDAIVVTAAPGHVPQPLLDQLAVGGKLVIPVGEVIQELREITRTDTGFVERSVLPVRFVPMTGEAERRGAGGR
- a CDS encoding phosphatase PAP2 family protein; translated protein: MFGRLLDLDTALFRLANGAAGHPAIDRVMVFVTTQDHWVPVLAGLWIALVVWGGKKGRMAAAMLVIAVALSDQLSCSVLKPLVARVRPSNALPADAVRLLVGRSKAFSFPSAHAANSFAAATVLSWRWPRFALLAFALAALVAYSRVRVGLHYPGDVLGGAVVGLTCGRGAIWMVAASARWFDRVRASRRGPDPTDAPRSSPPAGSVASEP
- a CDS encoding insulinase family protein, which encodes MRSIARALCLTAVVALLLCGTAAASDFIRRVLPENGLTVIVQENRSAPVVNVRCYVRAGSILEGKYLGAGISHYVEHLIGDETTTRSMEQIEKEIEAIGGGHNAYTTKDHACYFIETSRDNFDKALDLLVDQMMNSTMPQEAVDTQQGIITREINMGYDEPRRRLYNLYGETMFRVHPTKYPVIGYVENFLQLTRNDVLDYYSRMYVPNNMVFVVVGDVDAEEAYAKVREAFRPYPRRPIELPTLPSEPPQLGRREQREQRDLDMAYVLMGYHTVPLAHPDLYPLDILSFVLSEGKSSRLHRRLVEELGLVYSVSTSSHTPSYDAGSFSVSMALDPANIDEAVRVAAEEIYALRNRKVTGEELATAKKLKTAEFFFGRQDMESIASSLGTSELSAGTPDFDRRYAERIQGVTADQIQAAVRRYFRDDNLTVAVLEPARDAAPERARAADAEIGELKGYVLPNGLTLLVKENRTNPIVSIGSYTLAGARVESDDTAGSANFVARMLPRGTKKMTGERISRELDAMGASLSCSANHTRIECDMTVLREDFPRGLAILADVMQNPRFDRAEIEKERSLIQAQLLARRDDWTTDAMDRMVAELFAGHPYGRCPAGTSETVAALTRDDLAAFHASRVTPGNTVLTVFGDVKAEEVVGQVRKLFKGWTPSKRTLPPPVAADARTEPGRLTSYHNRAQTVIFMGYEGMPYSSKDRHAMDVLDGIISGINYPGGWLHTDLRGNSLVYVVHAYNWTGIDRGYFGIYAATYDEALEQVLNIIDGHVARIASAPVTDEELEHAKQLCIVMNETQRQTNSSQARDAAISELYGLGPRHNEDYRERIGAVTKDDVLRVAQRYLRDPVTVLRRPTPQEERIEEHP